A window of the Chthoniobacterales bacterium genome harbors these coding sequences:
- the ruvB gene encoding Holliday junction branch migration DNA helicase RuvB translates to MAGKDFLRETVEAPDSPLDVSLRPPMFAEFAGQARVVERLELMVDAARKRGDVLQHILLSGPPGLGKTTLALILGNAMGAEVKCTSGPTIEKAGDLAGLLTTLPEGAILFIDEIHRLQPAIEEYLYPAMEDYKVDIIIDQGPNARSVRLNLPKFTLVGATTRSGMISAPLRSRFGMTCRLDYYDASDLVRIVERSAGLLGVAIDAGGAQEIANRSRGTPRIANNLLQWCRDYAQVRAEGVITAPAASAALGMLDIDGDGLDEMDKRILEAIVFRFGGGPVGLNSLAVAVGEEAGTLEEVHEPFLIMRGYLQRTPQGRAAMPLAYTKLGAPPPAGKPAQPELFRP, encoded by the coding sequence ATGGCAGGCAAAGATTTTCTGCGCGAAACGGTCGAGGCTCCCGACTCGCCGCTCGATGTGTCCCTGCGCCCGCCGATGTTCGCGGAGTTCGCCGGCCAGGCGCGCGTGGTCGAGCGGCTCGAGCTGATGGTCGATGCGGCGCGCAAGCGCGGCGATGTTCTCCAGCACATCCTTCTTTCCGGGCCTCCCGGTTTGGGCAAGACGACGCTGGCGCTCATTCTCGGCAACGCGATGGGTGCGGAAGTCAAATGCACCAGCGGCCCGACGATCGAGAAAGCCGGGGACTTGGCCGGGTTGCTCACCACGCTGCCGGAGGGCGCGATTCTTTTCATCGACGAAATCCACCGCCTGCAACCCGCGATTGAGGAATACCTTTATCCGGCGATGGAAGATTACAAGGTCGATATCATCATCGACCAGGGGCCGAATGCTCGCAGCGTGCGTCTCAATCTTCCCAAATTCACTCTGGTCGGCGCGACCACGCGCTCGGGCATGATCAGCGCCCCTCTCCGCTCCCGCTTCGGCATGACGTGCCGCCTCGATTATTATGACGCCTCGGACCTGGTCAGAATCGTCGAGCGCAGCGCGGGCTTGCTCGGTGTCGCCATCGACGCCGGCGGTGCGCAGGAAATAGCCAACCGCTCGCGCGGCACGCCCCGTATCGCCAACAACCTTCTCCAGTGGTGCCGTGACTACGCGCAGGTTCGGGCGGAGGGAGTCATCACCGCGCCGGCCGCTTCGGCAGCGTTGGGAATGCTGGACATCGACGGCGACGGACTCGACGAAATGGACAAGCGCATCCTCGAGGCGATCGTCTTCCGTTTCGGCGGCGGTCCGGTCGGGCTCAACTCGCTGGCCGTGGCCGTGGGGGAAGAAGCCGGGACGCTTGAGGAAGTTCACGAGCCGTTTCTCATCATGCGTGGCTACCTGCAGCGCACGCCGCAGGGACGCGCGGCCATGCCTTTGGCCTACACGAAACTCGGCGCGCCGCCGCCTGCGGGAAAACCGGCGCAGCCGGAACTGTTCCGGCCCTGA
- a CDS encoding indole-3-glycerol-phosphate synthase, translated as MTILERILPDVRRELAAAQSAVPVGEMKRRAADARPARDFAAALGTGGFGLIAEIKRRSPSMGDMRAENVQQAAAAYEASDIVRAVSVLTNETHFGMGMADLSQVAAHSTKPVLRKDFIIDPYQVYAARGAGADAVLLMANVLPAQEMKDLHALVLDLGMQSLFEVHEAEEITKLPPSAKVVGINSRKFKSRDGFVEHGRSADQDFTLDLGAFELACRLPEGCIRVAESGVTPQTVAALARDFYAALVGTSILRDPRGVESALHDFSGALAGGGH; from the coding sequence GTGACAATTCTCGAACGAATCCTGCCGGATGTGCGCCGCGAACTTGCCGCCGCGCAATCTGCGGTCCCGGTCGGTGAAATGAAGCGCCGCGCCGCCGATGCGCGGCCCGCGCGTGATTTCGCCGCTGCACTCGGAACCGGCGGCTTCGGGCTCATCGCCGAGATCAAACGCCGTTCACCGAGCATGGGGGATATGCGCGCGGAAAACGTTCAGCAAGCGGCCGCGGCCTACGAGGCGAGCGATATTGTGCGCGCGGTGTCCGTGCTGACCAATGAAACCCATTTCGGCATGGGGATGGCCGACCTTTCGCAGGTCGCGGCGCATTCGACCAAGCCGGTGCTGCGCAAAGATTTCATCATCGACCCTTACCAGGTTTATGCTGCGCGGGGGGCCGGGGCGGACGCGGTGCTGCTGATGGCCAATGTCCTCCCGGCGCAGGAAATGAAAGACCTGCATGCGCTGGTGCTGGATCTCGGGATGCAATCGCTCTTCGAGGTTCACGAGGCGGAGGAGATCACCAAGCTGCCGCCGTCCGCAAAGGTTGTCGGCATCAACAGCCGCAAGTTCAAATCGCGCGACGGCTTTGTCGAGCACGGCCGGAGTGCCGACCAGGATTTCACATTGGACTTGGGCGCTTTCGAGTTGGCCTGCCGTCTTCCGGAGGGCTGCATCCGTGTCGCGGAAAGCGGAGTGACCCCGCAGACGGTTGCCGCGCTGGCGCGGGATTTCTACGCGGCCTTGGTCGGGACTTCGATCCTGCGCGACCCGCGCGGGGTGGAATCCGCTTTGCACGATTTTTCCGGCGCGCTTGCCGGCGGGGGCCACTGA
- a CDS encoding divalent-cation tolerance protein CutA, with product METHGGPDRPPRRTFFPRQKNRGQARVMVLLVLSTFPDADTAASVAKTLVEENLAACGTLVPGARSIYRWEGEIEDAAEVLVLFKTSGPAYAKLEKRLLKLHPHENPEIIAFEAGAASKAYAAWVAAGTTVS from the coding sequence ATGGAAACGCACGGTGGTCCGGATCGACCGCCTCGGCGAACTTTTTTCCCGCGTCAAAAAAATCGAGGACAAGCTCGGGTGATGGTCCTGCTCGTTTTGAGCACGTTTCCCGATGCCGACACGGCCGCCTCCGTGGCCAAGACGCTGGTGGAGGAAAATCTCGCCGCCTGCGGCACACTTGTTCCGGGCGCCCGCTCGATCTATCGCTGGGAAGGAGAGATCGAGGACGCGGCCGAGGTTCTCGTCCTTTTCAAGACGTCGGGCCCCGCCTACGCGAAACTCGAAAAGCGCCTTCTAAAACTTCATCCCCACGAAAATCCGGAAATCATCGCCTTCGAGGCGGGCGCCGCGTCCAAAGCGTATGCCGCGTGGGTTGCGGCCGGCACGACGGTTTCTTAA
- the lpxD gene encoding UDP-3-O-(3-hydroxymyristoyl)glucosamine N-acyltransferase, protein MPSLAEIAAAVGAELPAGFTDTSISGPASLADAVPGEISFFWHPRYAADLRATKASAVLVPRDFTGECPAVCIRVDNPSAAFMAVTQKFVPAPVRPEPGVHPAAVVAPGAQVAPDACVHALAVIGEGATVGPRSVIGSGCQVGRGAKIGADCLLHPDAVLRDGCVLGDRVILQSGAVIGSDGFGYDTDPKTGRHTKIPQIGIVVVGDDVEIGANTTVDRARFGRTVIGEGTKIDNLVMIAHNVVIGKHCIICAQVGIAGSAEIGNHVILAGQAGIVGHIKIGDGAIVGAQSGVSNDIPPKAQVVGSPPRPGGEWKRTVVRIDRLGELFSRVKKIEDKLG, encoded by the coding sequence ATGCCGAGTCTCGCCGAGATTGCCGCTGCCGTAGGCGCGGAGCTGCCGGCAGGTTTCACGGATACTTCCATCTCCGGTCCCGCCTCGCTGGCCGATGCCGTGCCGGGCGAGATCTCGTTCTTCTGGCACCCGCGCTACGCGGCGGATCTGCGGGCGACCAAGGCCTCCGCCGTTCTTGTTCCGCGCGATTTCACCGGCGAATGTCCCGCGGTCTGCATCCGGGTGGACAATCCTTCGGCGGCTTTCATGGCCGTGACCCAGAAGTTTGTGCCTGCTCCTGTGCGCCCGGAGCCGGGTGTTCATCCGGCGGCCGTCGTGGCGCCGGGAGCACAGGTCGCCCCTGATGCGTGCGTGCACGCGCTGGCGGTCATCGGCGAGGGTGCGACGGTAGGTCCGCGCAGCGTGATCGGATCCGGTTGCCAGGTGGGCCGCGGTGCGAAAATCGGCGCCGATTGCTTGCTCCACCCCGATGCCGTGTTGCGTGACGGCTGCGTGCTCGGCGACCGCGTCATTCTCCAGAGCGGCGCGGTGATCGGTTCGGATGGCTTCGGCTATGACACTGATCCGAAAACGGGCCGCCACACCAAAATCCCGCAGATCGGCATCGTGGTCGTGGGTGACGATGTGGAAATCGGCGCGAACACCACGGTGGATCGCGCCCGCTTCGGTAGAACGGTGATCGGCGAGGGGACCAAGATCGACAACCTGGTCATGATCGCCCACAACGTCGTCATCGGTAAGCACTGCATCATTTGCGCGCAGGTCGGCATCGCCGGCAGCGCGGAGATCGGCAACCACGTCATTCTCGCCGGGCAGGCCGGAATCGTCGGCCACATCAAGATCGGCGACGGTGCGATCGTCGGCGCGCAGAGCGGGGTGAGCAACGATATCCCCCCGAAAGCCCAGGTCGTCGGCAGCCCGCCCCGCCCGGGCGGCGAATGGAAACGCACGGTGGTCCGGATCGACCGCCTCGGCGAACTTTTTTCCCGCGTCAAAAAAATCGAGGACAAGCTCGGGTGA
- a CDS encoding OmpH family outer membrane protein, protein MNRNLVTLTIAAAVCAASPAMAQTVKVGIVDMNKVFTSYYKTKDAEARLNEARASAKTDLDGRLETFKSKMEEISKLEADAKKPELSKDKQEAAIKQRDEKINEVRTLDREIVDYRQQKERQLQEQFMRMRGDIVQDIMKVVDAQVKSEGYELVFDKSGQGISQVPVVLFSRPDMDFSDKVISDLNKSAPAKKD, encoded by the coding sequence ATGAACAGAAACCTCGTCACCCTGACAATCGCGGCGGCCGTGTGTGCCGCTTCCCCCGCCATGGCCCAAACTGTGAAGGTGGGCATCGTGGACATGAACAAGGTCTTCACCAGTTACTACAAAACCAAGGATGCCGAAGCGCGCCTCAATGAAGCCCGCGCATCCGCCAAGACCGATCTCGACGGACGCCTCGAGACCTTCAAGTCGAAGATGGAGGAAATCAGCAAGCTCGAGGCCGATGCGAAAAAGCCCGAGTTGAGCAAGGATAAACAGGAAGCCGCTATCAAGCAGCGCGACGAGAAGATCAACGAGGTGCGCACCCTCGACCGTGAGATTGTCGATTACCGCCAGCAGAAAGAGCGCCAATTGCAGGAACAATTCATGCGCATGCGCGGCGACATCGTGCAGGACATCATGAAAGTGGTCGATGCCCAGGTGAAATCCGAGGGCTATGAACTCGTCTTCGACAAGTCGGGCCAAGGTATCAGCCAAGTTCCGGTGGTCCTCTTTTCCCGCCCTGACATGGACTTCAGTGACAAGGTCATTTCCGACCTGAACAAGTCCGCACCGGCCAAAAAGGACTGA
- the bamA gene encoding outer membrane protein assembly factor BamA, producing MRSRLLLVAVLAAFFLPAATAQMQPPAGPTVRSIVVQYSGPETISRERVMANLKTKVGSPYSERAAEDDVKALFATGDVSNVRIFAEPQGDGVRVVVLVQGRAVVTEILVEGAVEVPPNRLRKELTFKVGDSLNEEQVELSRQAMVELYQDRNYSGVNITTKIDTNGRGDSRVIFNVDEGLKQVVRRIEFVGNDSVLAKDLRKAMKTKTKNLLSVFNKSGRLVPAQLQEDRDAIRLVYQNKGFADVQVTNVEVVPLDGNSVELIFTIKEGVQYSINRLSLDGVNITTPDDLKGRLKMVEGSLYTPDGLSADLKALQEFYGTQGYIDAAIMPEISPAGTGLVNVTYRIDEGSQSYINLVNIQGNTKTKDYVIRRELAVVPGDVYDSVLVDTSRQRLENLNYFSQVQTVPSDTMIPGRKDLNVIVEEKRTGSFNFGVGFSTIDNLVGFAELQQSNFDLFGWPSFVGGGQRLRIRGQYGIERADATISFTEPWLFGYQLSLGTELFYRNATFLSPYYDQSNYGGAIQLRKPFGEFIAANVEYKLEGIDVYDISTTIPQINGGGPYNWPSQGGFYTRNALTGGITFDNRDNLFLTRKGTFVNLNAFVAGITGQQEVNDYGLSLEGSQHVPLPWDLIFMAKGQLATVDTLGGGNGANGFNDVPIFDRLWLGGANNLRGFQFREVGPNVDGVYYGGNSLGYGTLELTFPIITRVRGAMFLDAGFVNVDSWDFNTADYNANYGFGVRLDLPIGPIRIDYGIPIVNDQYNGSSGQIQFNIGYQF from the coding sequence ATGAGATCACGTCTCCTCCTTGTTGCCGTTCTTGCGGCCTTCTTCCTGCCCGCCGCCACCGCCCAGATGCAGCCGCCCGCGGGTCCGACCGTGCGGTCGATCGTCGTCCAATATTCCGGACCCGAAACAATCAGCCGCGAGCGCGTGATGGCCAACCTCAAGACCAAGGTCGGCTCTCCCTATTCCGAGCGCGCGGCCGAGGATGACGTCAAAGCTCTATTCGCCACGGGCGATGTCTCGAACGTGCGCATCTTCGCCGAACCTCAGGGTGACGGCGTCCGCGTCGTCGTCCTCGTTCAAGGCCGCGCGGTGGTGACGGAAATTCTCGTCGAGGGTGCGGTCGAGGTTCCGCCCAACCGCCTCCGCAAAGAATTGACCTTCAAAGTCGGCGACAGTCTCAACGAGGAGCAGGTCGAACTTTCGCGCCAGGCGATGGTCGAGCTCTACCAGGACCGCAACTACAGCGGGGTGAACATCACGACCAAGATCGACACCAACGGCCGCGGCGACTCGCGCGTCATTTTCAACGTGGACGAGGGGCTCAAGCAGGTCGTGCGCCGCATCGAGTTCGTGGGCAACGATTCCGTCCTCGCTAAGGATCTTCGCAAGGCGATGAAGACCAAAACCAAAAACCTCCTTTCGGTCTTCAACAAGAGCGGCCGCCTCGTGCCGGCCCAGTTGCAGGAAGACCGCGACGCGATCCGCTTGGTTTACCAGAACAAGGGCTTCGCTGACGTGCAGGTCACCAACGTCGAGGTTGTTCCCCTCGACGGCAACAGCGTCGAACTCATTTTCACGATCAAGGAGGGTGTGCAATACAGCATCAACCGTCTCTCGCTCGACGGCGTCAACATCACCACGCCGGACGATCTCAAGGGCCGTCTGAAGATGGTCGAGGGCTCGCTTTACACGCCCGACGGTCTGAGCGCCGACCTCAAAGCTCTGCAGGAATTCTACGGCACGCAGGGCTACATCGACGCGGCCATCATGCCCGAGATTTCGCCCGCCGGGACAGGGCTGGTCAATGTGACCTACCGCATCGACGAAGGCTCCCAGTCCTACATCAACCTCGTCAACATCCAGGGCAACACCAAGACGAAGGACTACGTGATCCGCCGCGAGTTGGCCGTCGTGCCCGGCGATGTTTATGACTCCGTTCTCGTGGACACCAGCCGCCAGCGCCTGGAAAACCTCAACTATTTCTCGCAAGTCCAGACGGTTCCGTCCGACACCATGATCCCGGGTCGCAAGGACTTGAACGTGATTGTCGAGGAGAAGCGCACCGGTTCGTTCAACTTCGGCGTCGGTTTCAGCACGATCGACAACCTTGTCGGTTTCGCCGAGTTGCAGCAGTCGAACTTCGATCTCTTCGGCTGGCCCAGCTTTGTCGGCGGCGGACAGCGCTTGCGCATCCGCGGTCAATACGGCATCGAGCGTGCGGACGCGACCATCAGCTTCACCGAACCGTGGTTGTTCGGATACCAGCTCTCGCTCGGAACCGAGCTTTTCTACCGTAATGCGACGTTTTTGAGCCCGTATTACGACCAGTCGAACTACGGCGGCGCGATCCAGTTGCGCAAACCGTTCGGCGAGTTCATCGCGGCCAATGTCGAATACAAGCTCGAAGGCATCGATGTTTACGACATTTCCACCACGATCCCGCAGATCAACGGCGGCGGCCCCTACAACTGGCCCAGCCAAGGCGGCTTCTACACCCGCAACGCGTTGACCGGCGGAATCACCTTCGATAACCGCGACAATCTTTTCCTCACGCGCAAAGGCACGTTCGTGAACCTCAATGCGTTCGTGGCCGGCATCACCGGCCAGCAGGAAGTCAACGATTACGGCCTGTCGCTCGAAGGTTCGCAGCACGTGCCATTGCCCTGGGACCTCATTTTCATGGCCAAGGGGCAGTTGGCCACGGTTGACACCCTGGGCGGGGGCAACGGCGCCAACGGTTTCAATGATGTTCCGATCTTCGACCGCCTCTGGCTGGGCGGCGCCAACAACCTGCGCGGCTTTCAGTTCCGCGAGGTCGGACCGAACGTGGACGGCGTTTACTACGGCGGTAATTCGCTCGGCTACGGAACACTCGAATTGACTTTCCCCATCATCACTCGCGTGCGCGGCGCCATGTTCCTCGACGCCGGTTTCGTCAATGTGGATTCGTGGGACTTCAACACCGCGGACTACAATGCCAACTATGGCTTCGGTGTCCGCCTCGACCTGCCCATCGGACCGATCCGGATCGATTACGGTATTCCGATCGTCAACGACCAATACAACGGCAGCTCCGGGCAAATTCAGTTCAACATCGGCTACCAGTTTTGA
- a CDS encoding DUF1802 family protein, translating into MGWFVGAGRKIRANRLLLMEADGEVKPERGCVRLGGGPAGRYFARMWPALKEWDVVCEALGSGRQVIVIRKGGIAEGGGGFRFEHEEFVLLPTFFHQQAERVVPDADFAARQGGEEGERESVEIRHAATVVWHKPVTDRGLLSKLQAYHILTAEEAESRFDQKPGPGVQVALLRVYRLDPPRRIAWQKSFGGCRSWAEMDADFDTCTRVSVLSDERFAELERELRALLG; encoded by the coding sequence ATGGGTTGGTTTGTGGGCGCGGGCCGGAAGATTCGGGCGAACCGGCTTTTACTGATGGAAGCGGATGGTGAGGTCAAGCCGGAAAGGGGGTGCGTCCGGCTTGGCGGCGGGCCCGCGGGGCGCTATTTTGCGCGCATGTGGCCGGCATTGAAGGAATGGGACGTGGTCTGCGAAGCGCTCGGATCCGGGCGGCAGGTGATTGTGATACGCAAAGGCGGGATCGCGGAAGGCGGTGGCGGCTTCCGTTTCGAGCATGAAGAATTCGTGCTGCTGCCCACATTTTTCCATCAGCAGGCCGAGCGCGTCGTCCCCGATGCCGACTTTGCCGCGCGCCAGGGCGGCGAAGAGGGCGAGCGCGAGTCGGTCGAAATCCGACATGCCGCAACCGTCGTCTGGCACAAACCCGTCACCGACCGCGGTCTTCTCTCCAAGTTGCAGGCTTACCACATCCTTACTGCGGAAGAGGCAGAGTCCCGTTTTGACCAAAAGCCCGGCCCCGGCGTGCAGGTCGCCCTGCTCCGGGTTTACCGGCTCGATCCGCCGCGGAGGATTGCGTGGCAGAAATCATTCGGAGGGTGCCGGTCGTGGGCGGAAATGGATGCCGATTTCGACACCTGCACGCGCGTTTCGGTGCTGAGCGACGAGCGCTTTGCCGAACTGGAACGCGAACTGCGCGCCCTCTTGGGTTGA
- the trxB gene encoding thioredoxin-disulfide reductase produces the protein MEKVVIVGTGCAGLTAAIYAGRASLSPLVLEGRQPGGQLTTTTEVENFPGFPEGVNGPDLIMRMHAQAEKFGARFQYGTLEEFEPGKTHHRLKVDGKWIETETLIVASGAAARWLGLENEKQLVGHGLTSCATCDGAFYRDVPVCVVGGGDSACEEANFLTRFASQVYLIHRRDALRASKIMADRALANPKIKVLWNRKPVAYLADDAGHVRGIRLEDTKNGTCEDLAVKCVFVAIGHTPNTAPFRGKLDMDENGYLIQHGGTKTNVPGVFAAGDVADHVYRQAITAAGQGCAAAIEAERYLAARE, from the coding sequence ATGGAAAAAGTCGTCATAGTCGGAACCGGCTGCGCGGGTCTCACGGCAGCCATCTACGCGGGACGCGCGTCGCTTTCGCCTCTCGTGCTCGAGGGACGCCAGCCCGGCGGCCAGCTCACCACCACCACCGAGGTGGAAAATTTCCCGGGGTTCCCCGAAGGCGTAAACGGCCCGGATCTCATCATGCGCATGCACGCGCAGGCGGAGAAATTCGGCGCCCGTTTCCAATACGGGACGCTCGAGGAGTTCGAGCCCGGCAAAACGCACCACCGCTTGAAAGTGGACGGCAAATGGATCGAGACCGAGACGCTCATCGTGGCCAGCGGGGCCGCCGCCCGTTGGCTCGGGCTGGAAAATGAAAAGCAGCTTGTCGGCCACGGTCTCACTTCCTGCGCCACGTGCGACGGTGCCTTTTACCGCGACGTCCCGGTTTGCGTGGTCGGGGGCGGAGACTCCGCCTGCGAAGAGGCGAATTTTCTCACGCGTTTCGCATCCCAAGTTTACCTCATCCACCGCCGAGACGCATTGCGCGCGTCGAAAATCATGGCCGACCGCGCGTTGGCCAATCCCAAGATCAAAGTGCTCTGGAACCGCAAACCCGTGGCCTACCTCGCGGATGACGCGGGGCACGTCCGCGGCATCCGGCTCGAGGACACCAAGAACGGCACATGCGAAGATCTGGCCGTGAAGTGCGTCTTCGTCGCCATCGGCCACACGCCCAACACCGCGCCGTTCCGCGGCAAACTGGATATGGACGAAAACGGCTACCTCATCCAGCACGGGGGCACGAAGACCAATGTGCCCGGCGTCTTCGCCGCGGGCGACGTGGCCGACCACGTTTACCGGCAGGCCATCACCGCCGCCGGCCAGGGCTGCGCCGCGGCCATCGAGGCCGAACGCTATCTCGCTGCGCGCGAGTAG
- a CDS encoding glycosyltransferase family 1 protein: MKICDLTQFYSPVSGGVKRYISEKVAWMRRTRPDDRHVLVIPGDKTECREDGPARVYTIRSPLVSRTARYRALLNLTAVEEIIERERPDVIESGDPYQVAWKALASGDALGIPVVSFYHSHFPEAYLRTIQKFFGRIAVDITRDVARRYVRELYNRFAATIVPSPALARLLRDWGVQNTRLGELGVDTGLFRPDCADGERAQVRGALDIADDEILLLYVGRLSPEKNVTTLFEAFEELVSGDRGNRYALLVTGDGPERRHLARLKNNSAQVHWLPYQGDGRQLARLYRAADLFVHPGVQETFGLVALESQACGTPVVGIRGSYMDRIIFTDQHHWAKENSPRALAEAIRATATRDLAAEGSAAADRVRQFYSWDRCFARLFAVYREVAGA; encoded by the coding sequence ATGAAAATCTGCGATCTCACACAATTCTACTCGCCGGTCAGCGGCGGGGTGAAACGCTACATCTCGGAGAAAGTCGCGTGGATGCGCCGCACGCGGCCGGACGACCGGCATGTGCTTGTCATTCCCGGGGACAAGACCGAATGCCGCGAAGACGGGCCGGCGCGCGTTTACACGATTCGCTCGCCGCTCGTCTCCCGCACCGCCCGATACCGCGCACTGCTCAACCTCACCGCCGTGGAGGAAATCATCGAGCGCGAGCGGCCGGATGTCATCGAGTCGGGCGACCCCTACCAGGTCGCGTGGAAAGCCCTCGCATCCGGCGATGCGCTCGGCATCCCGGTCGTCAGCTTTTACCACTCGCATTTTCCCGAGGCCTATCTGCGGACAATCCAGAAATTTTTCGGCCGCATTGCCGTCGATATCACACGCGACGTCGCGCGCCGCTACGTGCGCGAACTTTACAACCGCTTCGCCGCGACCATCGTCCCCTCGCCCGCCCTCGCCCGCCTCCTTCGTGACTGGGGTGTGCAGAACACGCGGCTCGGGGAACTCGGCGTGGACACCGGGCTTTTCCGTCCGGATTGCGCGGACGGCGAGCGCGCGCAGGTGCGAGGGGCGCTGGACATAGCGGACGACGAAATTCTGCTGCTCTACGTCGGCCGCCTTTCTCCGGAGAAAAACGTCACGACATTGTTCGAAGCCTTCGAGGAACTGGTGTCCGGCGACCGCGGAAACCGCTACGCCCTGCTGGTGACCGGCGACGGTCCCGAGCGGCGCCACCTTGCGCGGTTGAAAAACAACAGCGCGCAAGTCCACTGGCTGCCTTACCAGGGGGACGGACGTCAACTAGCGCGCCTCTACCGCGCGGCCGATCTTTTCGTCCATCCCGGCGTGCAGGAAACATTCGGGCTCGTGGCGCTCGAGAGCCAGGCGTGCGGCACGCCGGTGGTGGGCATCCGAGGCAGTTACATGGACCGCATCATTTTCACCGACCAGCATCACTGGGCGAAGGAAAATTCCCCGCGCGCGCTGGCCGAGGCGATCCGCGCGACGGCCACGCGCGATCTGGCGGCGGAAGGATCGGCAGCGGCT